From a single Mobula birostris isolate sMobBir1 chromosome 13, sMobBir1.hap1, whole genome shotgun sequence genomic region:
- the LOC140207943 gene encoding probable G-protein coupled receptor 139 — protein sequence MEDMVCLEVESENPVCAVSVAALRLEDNDRLNVVTIVILSRGKCGLSKTVTRYLLAMSAADLTVVFLDVIMMKIPKAFPDEFSFLFYVRVCRTHVFLLQAATDCSVWFTVAFTFDRFVAICFQDLNTTYCTGRTAAVVLSTLTVLSSLKNVFWFFMVQDIYTSSNIWWPCMRKWELLGSLFWTVIDVARSVFSTVIPFLVVILLNVFTITNVLLASKARDRLRASSNGQSSRDPEMQSRRKSLVLLLVISGNFILLWALYVVTAIWNRMAHVVGPLYWLTMPSFFTELCYMLQLLSCCTNTVLYAVSQTKFRQQLKQVLNSPLTLIWKRIRN from the coding sequence TGACGATTGTCATACTGTCACGGGGAAAGTGCGGACTCTCTAAAACCGTCACCCGCTATCTGTTGGCCATGTCAGCGGCAGACCTGACGGTGGTTTTCCTGGACGTTATAATGATGAAAATTCCGAAAGCTTTTCCGGATGAGTTTTCCTTCCTGTTTTACGTCCGCGTGTGTAGAACCCACGTCTTCTTACTGCAGGCCGCCACAGATTGCTCTGTTTGGTTCACCGTCGCCttcacctttgatcgatttgtGGCCATTTGCTTCCAGGATCTAAACACTACCTATTGCACtgggagaacggcggctgtggttctcAGCACACTGACTGTACTGAGTTCTTTAAAGAATGTTTTCTGGTTCTTCATGGTCCAAGATATATACACTTCCTCTAACATTTGGTGGCCTTGCATGCGGAAATGGGAATTACTGGGGTCACTATTCTGGACAGTAATCGATGTCGCTCGTTCTGTTTTTTCAACTGTGATTCCATTCCTCGTTGTTATCCTGCTCAATGTTTTCACCATCACAAACGTTTTACTGGCCAGTAAAGCCCGCGACAGACTCCGGGCTTCCAGTAATGGTCAGAGTTCCAGAGACCCGGAGATGCAGAGCCGCAGAAAGTCCCTCGTTTTACTGCTGGTCATCTCGGGAAATTTCATCCTGTTATGGGCCTTGTATGTGGTGACGGCTATCTGGAACAGAATGGCTCATGTCGTGGGCCCCCTGTACTGGTTGACGATGCCTTCATTTTTCACTGAACTGTGCTACATGCTGCAACTgctgagctgctgcacaaacaccgTTCTTTACGCTGTCAGCCAGACTAAGTTCAGGCAgcagctgaagcaggtgctgaatTCTCCTCTCACTCTCATTTGGAAACGGATTCGAAACTGA